Proteins from a genomic interval of Blastocatellia bacterium:
- a CDS encoding YncE family protein, which produces MTNQSRFALVLGLATALTFLLFTSYLPNPSITVAAQDVSPTALTELSIDNASSDSASLACAFGLADSPQTPRGQVQFSWANKLTPSSYPATLRVVTIGLNRLGPTGQEVLPDQLYRIAIYVDPESDGPADGQTPAATFLARARGREKVLTFNLAVPLTITSGSFVIAVIDEFKIAGFPAVYDTPGKSSPPGSASYISQDGGQHWVSLIDVPFSGQGQCNRPGSFFIRATIETGAVDALNITTIKDPAAVEPWDVSIGNGFALVTNYVSDNLTVITPVNHTFTNVALGDGPGGNSDGPFGVVGPVSIGQGAAAAVKAYVTLFGSNTIPSKEFPIDYANVGQGRVVVLNQGPGNSFTPAVTINVGKGPRYPAIATAAGKTKLYVPCGGANRVDVIDTATNTKIAEIPVGLDPSSVTVGLGGAKLYVTNFGDGTISVIDPKTDHKLKDIPAPSAPVPQSFGMASVNVPLTNPWRGAIAASNGNLYVTYWGSAGNVFPNGAIVEFDTCNDQFLRAMLDDQTRGTAAGSAGASGIAAPTAPLVRDSATGTTPGAGGGGGGPFGIAASGTTNHPLIFTDDGAGVIGLLDTRIDQVVSVPLDGLKMCVRPRGVATGVDSTINLPMPPPPLSNRLAVVACGQPDNAVVLVSVPPEQAQSIAGFPVIDSVTIDDNVRLSGSGFEDGDRIEAFDPSTGTCLTFNKPKKIKKDGKIFLQRGRLSDGRAPSEINGVLIRFIHEDGTVILLVPGQ; this is translated from the coding sequence ATGACAAATCAATCACGTTTCGCCCTTGTCCTTGGCCTGGCAACGGCTCTGACCTTCCTTCTGTTCACGTCTTACTTGCCGAATCCTTCCATCACGGTCGCCGCGCAGGATGTCAGCCCGACGGCGCTGACCGAGCTTTCCATCGATAACGCTTCGTCGGATAGCGCGTCGCTCGCTTGCGCCTTCGGCCTCGCCGATTCGCCGCAAACGCCGCGCGGCCAGGTGCAGTTTAGCTGGGCTAACAAGCTGACGCCTTCAAGCTACCCGGCGACCCTGCGCGTCGTCACCATCGGCTTGAACCGGCTAGGCCCGACCGGCCAGGAAGTCCTTCCCGATCAGCTCTACCGCATCGCGATTTATGTTGACCCGGAAAGCGATGGCCCCGCCGATGGGCAGACGCCGGCGGCGACCTTTCTGGCGCGGGCGCGCGGCAGAGAGAAGGTCTTGACCTTCAACCTCGCCGTGCCGCTGACGATCACCAGCGGCAGCTTCGTCATCGCCGTCATCGATGAGTTTAAGATCGCAGGCTTCCCCGCGGTCTATGACACGCCGGGCAAATCGTCGCCGCCCGGCTCAGCCTCCTACATCAGCCAGGACGGCGGGCAGCACTGGGTCAGCCTCATTGATGTGCCGTTTTCCGGGCAGGGCCAATGCAATCGGCCGGGCAGCTTCTTCATTCGCGCGACGATTGAAACCGGCGCGGTCGACGCCCTCAACATCACGACGATCAAAGACCCGGCGGCGGTCGAGCCCTGGGACGTCAGCATCGGCAACGGCTTCGCGCTGGTTACGAATTATGTTTCGGACAACCTGACGGTGATTACGCCAGTCAACCACACCTTCACCAACGTGGCGCTCGGCGATGGGCCGGGCGGCAACAGTGATGGGCCGTTCGGCGTCGTCGGGCCGGTTTCAATCGGCCAGGGCGCGGCGGCGGCGGTCAAAGCTTATGTGACGCTGTTCGGATCGAACACCATCCCGTCAAAAGAATTTCCGATTGATTATGCGAACGTCGGCCAGGGGCGCGTCGTCGTCCTGAACCAGGGGCCGGGCAACAGCTTCACGCCGGCGGTGACGATCAACGTCGGCAAAGGGCCGCGCTACCCGGCGATTGCCACGGCGGCGGGCAAGACCAAGCTCTACGTGCCATGCGGCGGGGCCAACCGCGTAGACGTTATCGATACCGCCACCAATACGAAGATCGCCGAAATTCCTGTCGGCCTCGATCCGTCGAGCGTCACGGTGGGGCTGGGCGGCGCGAAGCTCTACGTCACCAATTTTGGCGATGGCACGATCTCGGTCATCGATCCGAAGACCGACCACAAGCTCAAAGACATCCCCGCGCCGAGCGCGCCGGTGCCGCAGTCGTTCGGCATGGCCAGCGTCAACGTGCCTCTGACCAATCCCTGGCGCGGCGCCATTGCGGCGAGCAATGGCAACCTCTATGTGACCTACTGGGGCAGCGCCGGCAACGTTTTCCCCAACGGCGCGATTGTCGAATTCGACACCTGCAACGATCAATTCCTGCGCGCCATGCTCGACGATCAGACGCGCGGCACAGCGGCGGGCAGCGCCGGCGCTTCGGGGATTGCCGCGCCGACCGCGCCGCTCGTGCGTGACAGCGCGACGGGGACGACGCCGGGAGCGGGCGGCGGCGGCGGCGGGCCGTTCGGCATTGCGGCGAGCGGCACTACCAATCACCCGCTGATCTTCACAGACGATGGCGCTGGCGTCATCGGACTGCTCGACACGCGCATCGATCAAGTCGTGTCGGTGCCGCTCGACGGTTTGAAGATGTGCGTCAGGCCGCGCGGCGTCGCCACTGGCGTTGATTCGACCATCAACTTGCCGATGCCGCCGCCGCCGCTGTCGAACCGCCTCGCGGTGGTCGCCTGTGGCCAGCCGGATAACGCCGTGGTACTGGTGAGCGTGCCGCCCGAGCAGGCGCAGAGCATCGCCGGATTCCCGGTCATTGATTCGGTGACCATTGATGACAACGTGCGCTTGTCGGGCAGCGGCTTTGAGGATGGTGATCGCATCGAGGCGTTCGACCCAAGCACAGGCACCTGCCTGACCTTCAACAAGCCGAAGAAGATCAAGAAGGACGGCAAGATATTCCTGCAACGCGGGCGGCTGAGCGACGGGCGAGCGCCGAGTGAAATCAACGGCGTGCTAATTCGTTTCATCCATGAAGACGGCACGGTGATCCTGCTCGTGCCGGGCCAGTAG
- a CDS encoding RluA family pseudouridine synthase, giving the protein MSQSFHFQIAAEDTGRRLDEFLASRFGGLSRMRLQNLIKAGVCQINDERMPPGWRLLAGDVVKITLDDAPPTAMEPEPTPLDILYEDEQIIVVVKPAGLLVHPNKGTKRGTLANALAYHLNRDYYDAAATLATPTHGEAHALMRPGLVHRLDRATSGVMVVAKTQRALSQLSRHFNRRLIDKRYLALVAGAVTADAGQWQAPIERRDEQQPHWWVSDGGKPSVTNFTVRERFAEATLLELEPVTGRTNQLRIHAAYVGHPIIGDEIYGDAEEGRGDAPRLCLHAWRLAFHHPVSGEWQEFVAPLPADFADLIAALRD; this is encoded by the coding sequence ATGAGTCAGTCATTTCACTTTCAGATTGCCGCCGAAGATACGGGGCGACGGCTCGATGAATTTCTCGCCTCGCGCTTCGGCGGCCTATCGCGCATGCGCTTGCAGAACCTGATCAAGGCGGGCGTCTGTCAAATCAATGACGAACGGATGCCACCCGGTTGGCGGCTATTGGCGGGCGATGTGGTCAAGATTACGCTCGACGATGCGCCGCCGACGGCGATGGAGCCGGAGCCGACGCCGCTCGACATCCTCTACGAAGACGAGCAGATCATCGTCGTCGTCAAGCCGGCAGGCTTGCTCGTCCATCCGAACAAAGGCACCAAGCGCGGCACCCTCGCCAACGCCCTCGCCTATCATCTCAACCGCGACTACTACGACGCGGCGGCCACGCTCGCGACGCCGACGCATGGCGAAGCGCACGCGTTGATGCGGCCCGGCTTGGTCCACCGCCTTGATCGCGCAACCTCGGGGGTGATGGTCGTCGCCAAAACGCAACGCGCGCTCAGCCAGTTGTCGCGCCACTTCAACCGCCGCCTGATTGACAAGCGTTACCTGGCGCTCGTCGCCGGTGCGGTCACCGCTGATGCCGGGCAATGGCAAGCGCCGATTGAGCGCCGCGACGAGCAGCAGCCGCACTGGTGGGTAAGCGACGGCGGCAAGCCTTCGGTAACCAACTTCACTGTGCGCGAGCGGTTCGCGGAAGCGACTCTTTTAGAGCTAGAGCCGGTCACGGGCCGCACCAATCAGTTGCGTATTCACGCGGCCTACGTTGGCCATCCGATCATCGGCGATGAGATTTATGGCGACGCGGAAGAGGGACGCGGCGACGCGCCGCGATTGTGCCTGCACGCATGGCGGCTGGCCTTTCATCATCCGGTGAGCGGTGAGTGGCAGGAATTTGTCGCGCCCTTGCCAGCAGACTTTGCCGACTTGATCGCCGCGTTGCGTGATTAA
- a CDS encoding PAS domain S-box protein: MRRKLEQKNMAGEAEDLFAIVFKATPHPHAIITLKEGRLLEVNDAFLETAGYRRDELINQAVAEVLWRSATERREAARCLRAGHAVTGQKVALYTKSGEALAMRFVAVPVEFHAERCVLFTAVAPAEGRRDEPVPGNLLAREKAARLEAEHINQLYARLFGREQLARAEAEAAHHEWQTTFDAMADQILLIDRDDQLVRANRAFYEANGLTPEQVIGRPVSAIIHEARGTVPADACPICNLRHKKERAFIELPAGIIAAYPVAVSLDPINDEAGNLIGLVQIIRDLTELYRAREEAERERASLNATIEQMVEGFMIFDAQANLIRANCRARALLGLPANPPHTATDYAPVEHFTDDRGIKIAIENLPVETALREQRVVEARLWFRRFDDQRIFLAVDASPLFNQQNQLVGAIALLRDVTEQQREQERALQADKLRALGQLASGVAHNFNNALAAVLGYTQLSLPKVKGTEVENHLRVVEQSAKDAARMVERIQNFARGGSGADNFLPLCVGDIVQDAIDITRPRWRHDAEARGVKYDVQLDWQADDAVLINGEPSELREVFVNIIFNALDAMPEGGRLVVRATADDRYLILSFADTGGGMSEEVKQRIFEPFFTTKGVSGLGMGLSETYRIVERHGGRIDVESQPRRGAAFTILLPIARLPKYETISALTDAAVRSLEVLVIDDEEPVGTVLAALLTDMGHRVTVTASAEAGLRQAEQRTFDIVFTDLAMPKQDGIAAATAIKARQPQTRIVLMSGYGSERASERAAETDCIDATLSKPFRVFELQAALRSLLS; encoded by the coding sequence ATGAGACGCAAACTGGAACAGAAGAACATGGCGGGTGAGGCGGAAGACCTGTTTGCCATTGTCTTCAAGGCGACGCCACACCCGCACGCCATCATCACGCTTAAGGAAGGGCGGCTGCTGGAGGTGAATGACGCCTTCCTTGAGACTGCCGGTTACAGGCGCGACGAGTTGATTAACCAGGCGGTTGCGGAAGTGCTGTGGCGCTCGGCCACAGAGCGCCGCGAGGCCGCCCGCTGCCTGCGCGCCGGCCATGCGGTGACCGGCCAGAAAGTCGCTCTTTACACCAAGTCAGGCGAAGCCCTGGCCATGCGGTTCGTAGCGGTGCCGGTCGAGTTCCACGCTGAGCGTTGCGTGCTGTTCACCGCTGTCGCCCCCGCCGAAGGCCGGCGCGACGAGCCCGTGCCCGGCAACCTGCTGGCTCGCGAAAAAGCGGCGCGCCTCGAAGCCGAACACATCAACCAGCTCTATGCCCGGCTGTTCGGGCGCGAGCAACTGGCGCGCGCCGAGGCCGAGGCGGCGCACCACGAATGGCAGACAACCTTTGACGCCATGGCCGATCAGATCCTGCTGATTGACCGCGACGATCAACTGGTGCGCGCCAACCGCGCGTTTTACGAGGCCAACGGGTTAACACCGGAACAGGTCATCGGTCGCCCGGTCAGCGCCATCATCCACGAGGCTCGCGGCACGGTCCCCGCCGACGCCTGTCCAATTTGTAATCTGCGACACAAGAAGGAACGCGCCTTCATCGAGCTGCCTGCCGGCATCATTGCGGCCTACCCGGTCGCCGTCAGCCTTGATCCGATCAACGACGAGGCCGGCAACCTCATTGGACTCGTGCAGATCATCCGCGACCTGACAGAGCTCTACCGCGCCCGCGAAGAGGCCGAGCGCGAGCGCGCCAGCCTCAACGCCACCATCGAGCAGATGGTCGAAGGCTTCATGATCTTTGACGCCCAGGCCAACTTGATCCGCGCCAATTGCCGCGCCCGCGCCCTGCTCGGACTGCCCGCCAACCCGCCCCACACGGCCACGGATTATGCGCCGGTCGAGCATTTCACAGATGACCGTGGCATCAAGATCGCGATTGAAAATCTGCCCGTGGAGACGGCACTGCGCGAACAGCGCGTCGTCGAAGCGCGCCTCTGGTTCAGGCGTTTTGATGATCAGCGCATCTTTCTGGCGGTTGACGCCTCGCCGCTCTTTAATCAGCAGAATCAGCTGGTGGGCGCCATCGCCTTGCTGCGCGACGTTACGGAACAGCAGCGCGAACAGGAGCGCGCCTTACAAGCCGATAAGCTGCGGGCGCTCGGGCAACTGGCATCGGGCGTCGCCCACAACTTCAACAACGCCCTGGCCGCCGTGCTCGGTTACACACAGCTCTCTCTCCCCAAGGTCAAAGGCACCGAAGTCGAAAACCACCTGCGCGTCGTCGAGCAGTCGGCCAAAGACGCGGCGCGCATGGTCGAGCGCATCCAGAACTTCGCGCGCGGCGGCTCGGGCGCCGACAACTTTCTGCCGCTCTGCGTCGGCGACATCGTGCAGGACGCCATTGACATCACGCGCCCGCGCTGGCGGCACGACGCCGAGGCGCGCGGCGTCAAGTACGATGTGCAGCTCGACTGGCAGGCGGACGACGCCGTTCTGATTAATGGCGAGCCGTCGGAGCTGCGCGAAGTCTTCGTCAACATCATCTTCAACGCCCTCGACGCCATGCCGGAGGGCGGGCGGCTGGTGGTGCGCGCCACGGCGGACGACCGCTACCTGATCTTGAGCTTTGCCGATACCGGCGGCGGCATGTCGGAAGAGGTCAAGCAGCGCATCTTCGAGCCGTTCTTTACCACCAAGGGGGTGTCGGGCCTGGGGATGGGACTGAGCGAAACCTATCGCATCGTCGAGCGCCACGGCGGGCGCATTGATGTCGAAAGCCAGCCGCGACGCGGCGCCGCCTTCACCATCCTGCTGCCGATTGCGCGACTGCCGAAGTATGAAACCATCAGCGCGCTGACCGATGCGGCGGTGCGCAGCCTTGAGGTGCTGGTGATTGACGACGAGGAACCGGTCGGCACCGTGCTGGCCGCGCTGCTGACCGACATGGGCCATCGTGTGACCGTCACGGCGAGCGCCGAAGCCGGCCTGCGACAGGCCGAGCAGCGTACCTTTGATATTGTCTTCACAGACCTGGCGATGCCGAAACAAGACGGCATCGCCGCAGCCACCGCCATCAAAGCGCGCCAGCCGCAGACCCGTATCGTGCTGATGAGCGGCTATGGCTCGGAGCGCGCCAGCGAGCGCGCCGCGGAGACCGACTGTATTGACGCCACGCTCAGCAAGCCCTTCCGCGTCTTCGAGCTTCAAGCCGCCCTGCGCTCGCTGTTGTCTTAA
- the thrS gene encoding threonine--tRNA ligase codes for MGEDFQSDQDFALGAADFGSEREYKLHCLRHSTSHIMAAAVQQVFPEAKFGIGPPIKNGFYYDMQLSRALTPEDLEEVERRMKQIVKENREFQRANWDKPRALDFFGAHHQEFKLELIKGIPSETVSIYSIGEFTDLCAGPHVRRTGECKHFKLTSVAGAYWRGNEKNPMLQRIYGTVWPTKDELEEHLHNLEEARRRDHRRLGRELELFMLHEWAPGATFWLPKGTVVYNTLQEKMRRLLRHNGYVEVKAPLLANEQLFKTSGHWQHYKDDMFIVDDEEAKAAHKENAEFALKPMNCPEAMLIFGAKRRSYRELPLRLAEQSVLHRNERAGALSGLTRVRQFQQDDAHIFVTEAQIGDEVNRLLNLVARVYKAFDMPFRFVLSTRNPEKFMGDVAVWDKAEAMLRDMLEQSKLEYSIAPGDAAFYGPKIDQLVMDSLKREHQLGTIQLDFQQPSNFDLTYVNEHNAESRPVVIHRAIYGSYERFIAILIEHYAGAFPVWFAPVQAKVLSISEKTADYAQQVYECLMEEDLRVELDVRDDKIGAKIRDAQLEKVPYMLVVGAKEAEAGAVAVRSREKGDEGAVPLAEFAARIKSESSFEY; via the coding sequence ATGGGGGAAGATTTTCAAAGCGATCAGGATTTTGCGCTCGGCGCGGCAGACTTCGGCTCCGAGCGGGAGTACAAATTACACTGTTTGCGCCATTCGACTTCGCACATCATGGCCGCCGCCGTGCAGCAGGTCTTTCCCGAAGCGAAGTTCGGCATTGGCCCGCCGATCAAAAACGGCTTCTATTATGATATGCAATTGTCGCGGGCGCTGACGCCGGAAGACCTCGAAGAGGTCGAGCGGCGCATGAAGCAGATTGTCAAAGAGAATCGCGAGTTTCAGCGCGCCAACTGGGACAAGCCGCGGGCGCTCGACTTCTTCGGCGCGCACCACCAGGAATTCAAGCTTGAGCTGATCAAGGGCATCCCGTCGGAAACCGTATCCATCTACAGTATCGGCGAGTTCACAGATCTCTGCGCCGGGCCGCACGTCCGCCGCACCGGCGAGTGCAAACACTTCAAGCTCACCTCGGTCGCCGGCGCTTACTGGCGCGGCAACGAAAAGAACCCGATGCTCCAGCGCATCTATGGCACGGTCTGGCCGACGAAAGACGAGCTTGAAGAGCATCTGCACAATCTCGAAGAAGCCCGGCGGCGCGATCATCGGCGTCTGGGCCGCGAGCTAGAGCTGTTCATGCTGCACGAGTGGGCGCCGGGCGCGACCTTCTGGCTGCCTAAAGGAACTGTAGTCTATAACACTTTGCAGGAGAAGATGCGGCGGCTGCTGCGCCACAACGGCTACGTCGAAGTCAAAGCGCCCTTGCTTGCCAACGAGCAGTTGTTCAAGACTTCGGGACACTGGCAGCACTACAAAGACGATATGTTCATCGTTGACGATGAAGAGGCGAAGGCGGCGCACAAAGAGAATGCCGAGTTCGCGCTCAAGCCGATGAACTGCCCCGAAGCCATGCTGATCTTTGGCGCCAAGCGGCGCAGCTATCGCGAGCTGCCCTTGCGGCTGGCCGAGCAGAGCGTGCTGCACCGCAACGAGCGCGCCGGGGCGCTTTCGGGGCTGACCCGTGTGCGCCAGTTCCAGCAGGACGACGCGCACATCTTCGTCACCGAAGCGCAGATCGGCGATGAGGTGAACCGCCTGTTGAACCTGGTGGCGCGCGTCTATAAAGCGTTCGACATGCCGTTCCGCTTCGTGCTGTCGACGCGCAACCCGGAAAAGTTCATGGGCGACGTGGCGGTGTGGGACAAAGCCGAAGCGATGCTGCGCGACATGCTTGAGCAGAGCAAGCTGGAATACAGCATCGCTCCGGGCGACGCGGCGTTTTATGGGCCGAAGATCGATCAACTGGTGATGGACTCGCTCAAGCGCGAGCATCAGCTGGGAACGATTCAGCTCGACTTTCAACAGCCGTCGAACTTCGACCTGACCTATGTCAACGAGCACAACGCCGAGTCGCGTCCGGTCGTGATTCACCGGGCGATCTACGGCTCGTACGAGCGCTTCATCGCCATCCTGATCGAGCACTACGCCGGCGCCTTTCCGGTCTGGTTCGCGCCGGTGCAGGCGAAGGTGCTATCGATTTCGGAGAAGACTGCCGATTACGCGCAGCAGGTCTACGAGTGCTTGATGGAAGAAGACCTGCGCGTCGAGCTTGACGTGCGCGACGACAAAATCGGTGCCAAGATTCGTGACGCGCAGCTAGAGAAGGTGCCTTACATGCTGGTCGTCGGTGCCAAGGAAGCCGAAGCCGGCGCGGTCGCCGTGCGCTCACGCGAGAAAGGCGACGAAGGCGCAGTGCCGCTCGCGGAGTTCGCCGCCCGCATCAAGTCGGAATCCAGCTTTGAATACTAG
- a CDS encoding L-threonylcarbamoyladenylate synthase, with translation MTQVIQINREHPEAQLIEQAAAIIREGGLVAFPTETVYGLGADAMSEPAVGRIFAAKGRPADNPLIVHVSDRRMLDRVAAEVGEQAESLIEKYWPGPLTLVLKRKADVPASVSAGLLTVAVRMPFNGIALSLIRTANTPIAAPSANRSGRPSPTSAAHVLADLGGRIEMILDGGATAIGIESTVLDMTGDVPMVLRPGWVTEEQVAAVTGAVTHAAAPAELQRSPGTRYRHYSPRARVVLVEPGATASLEAICKAHLKSATVGFIGHTALAIEAANFQAVSLRAEAADYAGNIYAALREMDARGAGVVIVEGISDAGAGAAVMDRLRRAASEIISA, from the coding sequence ATGACGCAAGTCATCCAGATCAATCGCGAACATCCCGAAGCACAGCTCATTGAGCAGGCCGCCGCCATCATTCGCGAGGGCGGTCTGGTCGCATTTCCCACGGAAACCGTTTATGGCCTGGGCGCGGACGCCATGAGCGAGCCGGCGGTCGGGCGCATCTTTGCGGCGAAAGGCCGGCCCGCCGATAACCCGCTCATCGTCCATGTCAGCGACCGCCGGATGCTCGACCGTGTCGCCGCCGAGGTCGGCGAGCAGGCCGAAAGCTTGATCGAAAAATACTGGCCCGGCCCGCTGACCCTGGTGCTGAAGCGGAAGGCCGATGTTCCTGCTTCAGTCTCAGCAGGGTTGCTGACCGTCGCCGTACGAATGCCTTTCAACGGCATCGCTTTGAGCTTGATACGAACAGCGAACACGCCGATTGCCGCGCCGAGTGCCAACCGTTCGGGACGCCCAAGCCCGACGAGCGCCGCGCATGTGCTTGCCGATCTCGGCGGGCGCATCGAGATGATTCTCGACGGCGGCGCAACCGCCATCGGCATCGAATCCACCGTGCTCGACATGACCGGCGACGTACCAATGGTGTTGCGGCCCGGCTGGGTTACCGAAGAGCAGGTCGCCGCGGTCACAGGAGCGGTCACTCACGCTGCCGCGCCCGCCGAGTTGCAGCGCTCGCCGGGCACGCGCTATCGCCACTACAGCCCGCGCGCCCGCGTCGTGCTGGTCGAGCCGGGCGCGACGGCGTCGCTCGAAGCGATTTGTAAAGCCCATCTCAAAAGCGCAACCGTCGGCTTCATCGGCCACACCGCGTTGGCGATTGAGGCCGCGAATTTTCAGGCGGTGAGCTTGCGGGCCGAGGCCGCGGATTACGCCGGCAACATCTATGCGGCGTTGCGCGAGATGGACGCGCGCGGCGCCGGCGTTGTCATTGTCGAGGGCATCAGCGACGCGGGCGCGGGCGCGGCGGTGATGGATCGCTTGCGCCGCGCCGCCTCCGAGATTATCAGCGCATAA
- a CDS encoding alcohol dehydrogenase catalytic domain-containing protein encodes MQALKKPSLTEDGLQYVSDAPEPRVGHRDVKIRVEAASICGTDQSIYQITSRQGMRDEMLAYNGGDVAGYQPIIIGHEFCGEVVELGEDVDPGLVGVGDYVTSEMHIACGHCQQCRTGQRHICMNIRVKGLHLDGAFAQYVVVPCENVINLEAFGGRAVIPPRFGAFLDALGNAVHTVMEGDIEGKSVAILGCGAQGLMATAVARTLGATRIYVTDYSNPRGHFGPQLLASRFELARELGADFCFDTNEEAAPGQRPQLFERAHSEHGGGIDVILEMSGAESAYNDAGGLVKNGGQILLLGIPARPLRSFDFGKYAVWKGVTIKGIFGRRMFETWYAMLDLLASEKSQLKARLEKIITREMVPLADFERGFDMVRSHQAVKLLLAPNGE; translated from the coding sequence ATGCAAGCACTTAAGAAACCGTCACTCACCGAAGATGGGTTGCAGTACGTCAGCGACGCGCCCGAGCCTCGCGTCGGCCACCGCGACGTCAAGATTCGCGTCGAAGCCGCCTCCATCTGCGGCACGGACCAGAGCATCTATCAGATCACTTCGCGGCAGGGAATGCGCGACGAGATGCTGGCCTATAACGGCGGCGACGTCGCCGGCTATCAGCCGATTATCATCGGCCACGAGTTCTGCGGCGAGGTCGTCGAGCTGGGCGAAGACGTTGATCCGGGGCTGGTCGGCGTCGGCGATTACGTCACCAGCGAAATGCACATCGCCTGCGGCCACTGCCAGCAGTGCCGCACCGGCCAGCGCCACATCTGCATGAACATTCGCGTCAAGGGGCTGCACCTGGACGGCGCGTTTGCGCAATACGTCGTCGTGCCGTGCGAGAACGTCATCAACCTCGAAGCCTTCGGCGGGCGCGCCGTCATCCCGCCGCGTTTCGGCGCCTTTCTCGATGCGCTCGGCAATGCCGTTCACACCGTCATGGAAGGCGACATCGAAGGCAAGTCGGTAGCGATCCTCGGCTGTGGCGCGCAGGGCTTGATGGCGACCGCCGTAGCGCGCACGCTGGGCGCGACACGCATCTACGTCACCGATTATTCAAACCCGCGAGGTCACTTCGGCCCGCAACTGCTCGCCAGCCGCTTCGAGCTGGCGCGCGAGCTTGGCGCCGATTTCTGCTTCGACACCAACGAAGAGGCCGCGCCCGGCCAACGCCCGCAGTTGTTCGAGCGCGCCCACAGCGAGCACGGCGGCGGCATTGACGTGATTCTGGAGATGAGCGGCGCCGAGTCGGCTTATAACGATGCCGGCGGGCTGGTGAAAAACGGCGGGCAGATTTTGCTCTTAGGGATTCCGGCGCGCCCGCTGCGCTCGTTCGATTTCGGCAAGTACGCCGTCTGGAAAGGCGTGACGATCAAAGGCATCTTCGGGCGGCGCATGTTCGAGACCTGGTACGCCATGCTTGATCTGCTGGCCTCGGAAAAGTCGCAACTGAAAGCCCGCCTCGAAAAGATCATCACCCGCGAGATGGTGCCGCTTGCCGACTTCGAGCGCGGCTTCGACATGGTGCGCTCGCACCAGGCCGTCAAACTGCTGCTCGCGCCCAACGGCGAGTGA
- a CDS encoding FAD-containing oxidoreductase, with protein MATTYDAIIIGTGQAGPSLAARLAGAGWRVAVAERKRFGGTCVNNGCIPTKTLIASARTAYVARRAGDYGVMIDDGIKVDMQRVKARKDEIVRRSNTGVEQLMRTTEGITVYENYARFESARTVRVGDDLLEADHIFINVGGRAYAPPMPGLSEVSSLNNSSMMEVDFLPEHLVIVGGSYIGLEFGQMYRRFGSRVTIIEKMPRLIAREDEDISGAIKTILEDEGIDIRLNANCIGVAPDAQGVAVNIDCDRPEKQVVGSHLLLAVGRVPNTDDLGLDNAGIETDKRGYIKVDDQLRTNVAGVYALGDCNGKGAFTHTAYNDYEIVAANLLDNDPRRVSDRITAYALYIDPPLGRCGMTESEVRQSGRKALIGKREMARVGRAVEKGETAGFMKVVVDAESKAILGASLLGIECDEIIHILLDVMYAGAPYTVIQRAMHIHPTVAELLPTLLGELKPLE; from the coding sequence ATGGCGACAACATACGACGCGATCATCATCGGCACAGGACAGGCGGGGCCGTCGCTAGCGGCGCGGCTGGCGGGCGCAGGCTGGCGCGTCGCCGTGGCCGAGCGCAAACGCTTTGGCGGCACTTGCGTCAACAACGGCTGCATCCCGACCAAGACGCTGATCGCCAGCGCCCGCACCGCTTATGTGGCGCGCCGCGCCGGCGATTACGGCGTCATGATCGACGACGGAATCAAAGTTGACATGCAACGCGTCAAAGCGCGCAAAGACGAAATCGTGCGGCGCTCGAACACCGGCGTCGAACAATTGATGCGCACGACCGAAGGCATCACCGTCTACGAAAACTACGCGCGCTTTGAATCGGCCCGCACGGTGCGCGTCGGCGATGATCTGCTCGAAGCCGATCACATCTTCATCAACGTCGGGGGCCGCGCTTACGCGCCGCCGATGCCCGGCCTCAGTGAAGTAAGCTCGCTGAACAACTCCAGCATGATGGAAGTCGATTTTCTGCCCGAGCACCTTGTGATTGTCGGCGGCAGCTACATCGGCCTGGAGTTCGGGCAGATGTACCGGCGCTTCGGCAGCCGCGTCACCATCATCGAGAAGATGCCGCGCTTGATTGCGCGCGAAGACGAAGACATTTCGGGCGCCATCAAAACGATTCTCGAAGACGAAGGCATAGACATTCGCCTGAACGCCAACTGCATCGGGGTTGCGCCCGACGCGCAAGGCGTCGCCGTCAACATCGATTGCGACCGCCCGGAGAAACAGGTCGTCGGCTCGCACCTGCTCTTAGCCGTGGGCCGCGTGCCGAACACCGATGATTTGGGATTGGACAACGCCGGCATCGAAACCGACAAGCGCGGTTATATCAAAGTAGACGATCAGCTACGCACTAACGTCGCGGGGGTTTATGCGCTCGGCGATTGCAACGGCAAAGGGGCGTTCACGCACACGGCTTATAACGATTATGAGATCGTCGCGGCGAACCTGCTCGACAACGACCCGCGTCGCGTTTCGGATCGCATCACGGCTTACGCGCTGTATATTGATCCGCCGCTCGGGCGTTGCGGCATGACGGAAAGCGAAGTGCGGCAGTCGGGCAGGAAAGCCTTGATCGGCAAGCGCGAGATGGCGCGCGTCGGTCGCGCCGTTGAGAAGGGCGAAACCGCAGGCTTTATGAAGGTCGTCGTTGACGCCGAGAGCAAAGCGATACTCGGCGCGTCGTTGTTAGGCATCGAGTGCGACGAGATCATTCACATCCTGCTCGACGTGATGTATGCCGGTGCGCCCTACACGGTCATCCAACGCGCTATGCACATTCACCCGACCGTCGCGGAGTTACTCCCAACCCTGCTCGGCGAGCTAAAGCCGCTTGAGTGA